The Campylobacter curvus genome includes the window TGGCGCATTTATAAAGCAATAAATTCAGCACGTTTTTACAGACCTTACGCTCTTTGTATTTGGCTTCACCCACGATTATTTTGTCATCTATCCTAAAAAGCATGTCTATCTCGACATCTTTTTTCCAAAAGCTACTTAGCAAGATACCTTGTATGCCGAATTTCTTCGCCATCAGCTCTCCGCAAAGCATCTCATATCCAAGGCTTGCGTATTCGTCAAATCCCGCTCTTATGAGCACTAAAATTTCATCTTTTTTGCCTGATTTCAGTGCCTCTAAATTCGGCTCTATGAATCTAAACCAAAACCTTGAAAAATGGCTACTAAAGTGGATCTTGTCTTCTACCCTATATCTGCGCTCGCTCTTTTTTAGGTTTTGATTTTTCTGCCTTTTGGCAGGCTGTTCGCGGCTCTTTTCTATGAGTAAAAATTCCTTTTGCAAAAGCGTAGCGTATACTTTATTGGCTATCGTTTGGGGTAAAATTTTATGGACGCGAAACCTTTTCCTATCGCTTCTAGCTAGCTTGATGAGCGCTATTTTTATAGCGTTGTCGACATCGCTTTCAAAGTAAAATCTAGGCATCAAAGCCTTATAATCATCTAAAATTTCATGTTCTATGGCTTCAAAAACGTCGTAATAAGCACCATTTAGCATAAATTCGTCAAATACAAAGTGAAATTTGATGAGCTCCTCGATATCAAGGTGCTTCATGCGTTCGTATGTCGATCTTAGCGATTTGATTTTTGACTCCTTTGCTCGGTCATTGTAACATAAAATTTAGCAAAAAGGGCTATAATAAAGCTCAAATTTTAAAGGCTTTTTGTTGGTAAATTTAGAACACATCAGAAAAAACATAATCCTAAAAAACGGCGTGCACTATTTTGACTACACGGCCTCGGGGCTTGCGTATAAAGATATCGAGGAGCAGATGATGCAAGTGCTCAAAACCTACGCCAACACGCATTCTGATAGCTCCTCAAACGCCATGAAAACGCAAAATTTATACGAGGGTGCAAGAGCGCAGATAAAGGCTCTTTTGGGGCTTGATGATAGGTTTTATCTGTTTCCGTGCGGCTTTGGCTCTAGTGCGGCGATAAAGAAATTTCAAGAGATCATGGGGCTTTACATTCCACCAAAGACTCGTAAACGCTATGATGTGAGGACGAATACAAATTCTCCGCTTGTGATCTTAGGCCCTTACGAGCATCACTCAAACGAAGTGAGCTTTCGCGAGGCGCTTTGCGATGTCGCTAGGATACGCCTAGATAAAAACGCAGGCGTGGATCTTGAGCATTTGGAGCAAATTTTAAAGATAAACGCCGGCCGCGAGATCATAGCAAGCTTTAGCGTCGCCTCAAACGTCACTGGCGTCATTACGGATTATAAGAAAATTTACACGATGGTAAAGGCTAGGGGTGGCATCGTCGCACTCGATGCGGCGAGCTTTAGTGCCTATGGTAACGTAGATTGCGATTATTTCGATGCACTTTTTTTATCCCCTCACAAGCTGCTTGGCGGAGTGGGTAGTTGCGGTTTGTTGGCGCTTAAGAAAATTTTGGCTGATGGCGAGGAGCCTACGTTTGCAGCTGGCGGGACGGTAAGCTACGTGAGCCGAAATTCGCATGTTTTCGTCAAAGATACCGAGCAGCTGGAGCAGGGCGGCACACCGCCTATAACGCAGCTCATACGCGCGTCTTTGGCTTACGGCCTACGAAACGAGATAGGCTTTAGCGCGATTTGTGAGAACGAGGACGAGCTTGGCAGATATTTTGAAAAGCGCCTGAACGAGATCCCGCAGGTAATCAACTACTGCCCAAGAGAGCTCAAGCGCCTGCCGATATTTGCGTTTAACGTAAAGGGCGTCTCTCCTTATGATTTCGCCTCGATCTTGAGCAATGACTTTGGTATCCAAACGAGAGCAGGGTGCGCTTGCGCCGGGCCCTACGGACACGAGCTTTTGGGACTTAAAGACGATGCGCCGCTAGCCGCTAAGCCGGGCTGGGTGCGCGTGAGCCTACATTATACGCATACGTTTGATGATATCGACTATCTGATAAGCGCCATCAAAAAAAGTATCGAAAGATACAGCATACTGACTGCAAACGACAGAGCGCGCCTACCAAGCGAGCAAGAGCCCGGCGGCTGCATATAGCGGGCGAATTTAAAATTTTAAAGGCCATGGCCTGAGATATCAAAATAGGTAATAATACAAGGCTCTATTATAATAAATCATTTACACTTGCTTCGCTTCTGCTTTGCAGTTGCAAACGAAGTGAAGCAAAAACCCTGTTCGCTCCAAGAGCGACCTAGTACGGACGCGAACAGGGTTTGCACGGAGCGAATAGCCGAACATATAGCACGCTCTGCTTGCAGTTGCAAACGAAGTGAAGCAAAAATTAGCGGTCAGCTGCCGCTTCCCTTAATTTCGGCGGCGATAGCGTCGCTTCATAAGGTTTGACTTCGCTAGAATGTTTAAAATTTTAAAAATCAATACTTCATTAAGGCAAAGCCAAAACAAATTAAGTCTATCATTTTACAATTCGCAGGTGCCGTGTCTTAGCTTTACTTCATCGCTCGTTTGAGCCGTGCTAAATTCTCGCCTATAGATTTTGGGCGATAAACAGCGTTTATGACGGCTATGAGATCTATCTTGAGGACTGAAATTTGTGCGATATTCGAGGCGTTTATGCCTCCTATGGCGCATATCGGGATATTTAAAATTTCTTTTGCTTGCTTTATGGTCTCAAGTGGGCAAATGACTGCGTCAGGCTTTGTCCGGCTTTTGAAAACCGAGCCAAAAGCCACGTAGCTAGCGCCATTTTGCTGCGCTTTTAGCGCTAAATTCAGATCGTTGTAGCAGCTCGCCCCGATAAATGCATCGTTTCCTAAAATTTCACGAGCCGAGCTTATATCCATATCATCGATGCCGATATGAACGCACTTTGCACCGATAGAAGCGGCAAATTTCACATCATCGTTCACGATAAATTTCGCTTCAAAATCATCGCAAAGCGCCAGTAGCTCGCGCGCGATCTTCTCGTTTTTGACGGGTTTTTTACTTCGGTATTGAAAAAACTTGACCCCGCTTCGTAAAATTTCAGTCGCCTGAGAGATTATCGTCGCGTCTGGGGTCAGAGTGTCGTCGCTTATGGCGTAAATTTGGCTCAAATTTTGACTTTATGATTTAGCAGTGTCTTGCCAAATTTCGTCTCAAGCCCCGTTTTGATCGCCTGATAGACGTAGTTTTTGGCTTTCGTGATGGACTCTTCTAGCGAAAGTCCCTGAGCCAGGCAGCAGGCTATCGCGGTCGAAAACGTGCAGCCTGCGCCGTGCATTATGAAAGGATCGGCAAGCGCGGTGGCGAAATTTAGCTGCGAGCCGTCCTTTTTGTGTAGCGTATCTATGCTCTCGCCGTTTACGACATGCTTTTTGACGATGACATCGCAGACGAGCGAGCTAAAATCGTTGTGAAAAAGCGCCTGCGCCTCATATCTGTTTGGCGTGGCGATGGTCGCAAATTTCAAGATCTCTCTTAGGGCGTCTATGGCGTCATCTTTGATGAGCTTGACGTTTGATTTGCTGATACAAACTGGGTCTATGACGATAGGGACGTTGAATTTCGGTAGCCATTTTTCAACGACCTTTATCGTTTGCACATCAAAGAGCATACCTATCTTTACGGCGTCGATCTCAAGCTCCTCGGTAATGCCCCTTATTTGGGAGTTCACGCAATTTGCCGGCACACTTGAAATATCGTAAGTCACTTGCGTATTTTCGCAAACAAAGACCGTCATCGCGGTCGCGCTGTAACAACCAAACGCCTCGCAGGTCTTGATATCAGCTTGCGCTCCTGCGCCTCCTGCGCTATCAGAGCCTGCTATGATGAGTATGTTTTTCATTTTTCCCCTTGAAATTTACCGACTAAATTTACTATTTTAGATCATATTTTTGAAGTAGCTTGTCAAAAGTGCCGTCTTTTTTGAGCTCATCGATGGCCATGTTTATCTTGCCTATGAGATCGACATGTTTATCTTTGTCGAATGCGATAGAAAAGCCCTCGCTGCCGTCAGGAAGCTTTAAAAATTCTTCCAGATCGGGATTTTGTTTGAGGTAGCCATATCCTATCGAGCTATCGACCAAGACGATATCGATCTTGCCTGCTTTTAGCGCTAGTATCGAGCTTCCTATCGCTTCGGCAGGGACGACTTTAGCGCCTGTTATAGCTCTAGCGGCTATCTCTTGGACAGTGCCAAGCTGCACGCCGATTTGTTTAGAGCCGACATTAGAGTCGTTGACGTCAGAGCCTTTTTTGCGGATAAATAAATTCTCAGTCGAATAATAAGGCTTTGTGAAATCCACCGATTTTCTTCTATCCTCGGTCGCACTCATCGCACTCATGATAGCGTCTATCTTGCCGGTTTTCAAAGCCGGTATGAGGCCATCGAAGCTGATGTTTTGAACCTCGAATTTAACGCCTATTTTATTACCTATCGCCTCTAAAAGATCGATGTCAAAGCCCGTGATCTTGTTTTTGTCATCGATAAATTCAAACGGAGGATAGTCCGCACTGGCACCTACCTTAAAGACCTGCTCACTACTGCTTGGAGCGCTTGCTTTGGCGCTGCTCGACTTATCGGCGCTATCGCCGCAGCCTACGAAAAATAGGGCGGCAACTAAAAATGCAAATAACTTCTTCATGTTTTCTCCTTTGTTTTAGTGATTTAAAATTTTACTTAAAAACTCTTGCAAACGTTGATTTTTAGGGCTCTTAAAGACATTTTCAGGCGTATCGTCTACTGCGATCTTGCCTGATTCCATAAAAAATATACGATTTGCCACGTTTCTTGCAAAGCCCATTTCATGCGTGACAACCAGCATCGTGATACCACGCGACGCGACGTCTTTCATGATGTCAAGCACCTCGCCTATCATCTCGGGATCAAGAGCGCTTGTCGGCTCGTCAAATAAAATGACCTCCGGGTTCATAGCAAGTGCGCGTGCGATCGCTATGCGCTGCTTTTGACCACCCGAGAGCTTGTGAGGATAGGCGTATTTTTTATCAAGCAGCCCCACGCTTTTTAACAGCTCATCTGCTCTAGTCTCGGCCTCATTTTTACTCAAAATTCCGGCCTTTATAGGTGCAAGTGTCAAATTCTCCAGCACGTTTTTGTTGGCAAAGAGATTAAAATGCTGAAAAACCATGCTGATTTTTTGGCGAATTTTGTTTATATCGGCTTTTTTGCTCAGTATATCTTCGCCATTTATGCTTATTTGCCCGCTACTTGGCTCTTCTAGGCGGTTAATGCAGCGTAAAAAGGTGCTTTTACCACCACCGCTTGGGCCGATGATAGCGATGACTTCGCCTTTTTTGATACTGACGCTGATATCGTTTAAAACCTGTAAATTCCCATAATTTTTGCTTAAATTTTTGATCTCAATCATGGCGGTTCAACCTTTTTTCCAGTGTCTTCGTCAAAAACGATAAAATTTTGACGCTGATATAATAGACCACTCCGGCAAAGATGACCGGCTTTGGATTATACAAAATGGCTTGAAAGCTCTTGCTTTGAAAGGTTATATCCATGACGCTGATGTAGCCCACGACGGAGGTTTCTTTAAACAGCGATATGAACTCGTTTCCAAGTGCAGGCAAGATATTTTTTATCGCTTGCGGGAAGATGATCTCGCGCATAGATGCCGAGTAGCTGAGCCCCATCGCGCGCGCGGCCTCCATTTGCCCTTTATCGACGCTATTTATACCGCTGCGAACGATCTCGGCGACATAGGCCGAGCTGTTTAGCCCCAGTGCGATCACTGCGACGTAAAAGTTATCGCTCCATGTGGCAAATATCACCACCGAAAAAATGAGAAGCTGCAAAATGATCGGCGTTCCTCGTAGAATGTCGATGTATTCGTCAATTATGAAGCTTAAAATTTTAATATTTAGAAATTTCAAAAACGCGAGCAAAAAGCCAAGCGCTATACCGATGCAGATGCCTCCAAGCGTAAGGCCTAGCGTGACGCCGTAGCTTTTAAGATATGCTGCACGCTGGATCTCGTTCAGCTCGGTTGGATAAAAATAATAAACGCCAAGCGTCACGATAACGACAAAAAATAAAATCCTGAAAAATTTTTCGTTAAGCAACTCCGCCCTTTTGAATCAAGATAGCCTATAATGATATGAAAAATTTAATATCGTTTTGCTTAAATCCCGTAAAATTTTAGCCGTTTCTCGCGCGATTGATTGTGATTTAAATAAATTTATAATAATATTTCGGGCGTATTCATATAAAAGGAAATTTATGAGTTTGAGCTCTTATATCGCGATCGCTATATATTTTGGATTTTTGCTGTTTGTCGGACGTTATTCTTATAATAAAAATGCAAACATGGGCGAATATCTGCTGGATAACCGCCGCCTAGGTCCGATCGTGACCGCGCTAAGTGCCGGAGCTAGCGACATGAGCGGCTGGATGCTCCTTGGTGTGCCAGGTGCACTTTACGCCACGGGGATCGCTACTGCGTGGATGGCGATAGGCCTTACCATAGGAGCGTATTGTAATTATTTATTTCTTGCCAAGCGATTGCGCGTTTATACCGAAGTCGCAAGCGACAGCATAACGATACCTGATTTCTTGGAAAATCGCTTCAAGGATAGGACTAAAATTTTGCGCATAGTCTCGGGGCTGGTCATCTTGGTGTTTTTCACGCTTTACGTTTCAAGCGGTATCATCGCCGGCGGCAAGAGCTTTGAGAGTTTTTTTGGCTTGCCGTTTGACTATGGAGCGATATTTACCTTGATGATAGTCGTTTTTTATACGTTTTTTGGCGGGTTTCGCGCGGTTTGTATCACCGATGCGTTTCAAGGAGCTCTCATGTTTTTCGTGCTAGTGGCGATCCCGGTCGTGGGATTTTTAAATTTAGACATCCCAAGCGATACGAATTTTTGGAGAGAGCTATACAGGCTAAGCCCTAGTCATCTTGATATGTTCGCAGGACAGAGCTTCTGGGGCATTTTGGGGCTTTTGGCATGGGGGTTTGGGTATTTTGGACAGCCTCATATCATTGTGAGATTTATGGCGATACGAGACTCCAAAGAGCTCGCTCAAGCCCGTAGGATCGGTATCG containing:
- a CDS encoding DUF234 domain-containing protein, coding for MKHLDIEELIKFHFVFDEFMLNGAYYDVFEAIEHEILDDYKALMPRFYFESDVDNAIKIALIKLARSDRKRFRVHKILPQTIANKVYATLLQKEFLLIEKSREQPAKRQKNQNLKKSERRYRVEDKIHFSSHFSRFWFRFIEPNLEALKSGKKDEILVLIRAGFDEYASLGYEMLCGELMAKKFGIQGILLSSFWKKDVEIDMLFRIDDKIIVGEAKYKERKVCKNVLNLLLYKCAKLGIAPDIIALFSKSGFSKELLSLKDERVRLYEIKDFEELINE
- a CDS encoding aminotransferase class V-fold PLP-dependent enzyme, which encodes MVNLEHIRKNIILKNGVHYFDYTASGLAYKDIEEQMMQVLKTYANTHSDSSSNAMKTQNLYEGARAQIKALLGLDDRFYLFPCGFGSSAAIKKFQEIMGLYIPPKTRKRYDVRTNTNSPLVILGPYEHHSNEVSFREALCDVARIRLDKNAGVDLEHLEQILKINAGREIIASFSVASNVTGVITDYKKIYTMVKARGGIVALDAASFSAYGNVDCDYFDALFLSPHKLLGGVGSCGLLALKKILADGEEPTFAAGGTVSYVSRNSHVFVKDTEQLEQGGTPPITQLIRASLAYGLRNEIGFSAICENEDELGRYFEKRLNEIPQVINYCPRELKRLPIFAFNVKGVSPYDFASILSNDFGIQTRAGCACAGPYGHELLGLKDDAPLAAKPGWVRVSLHYTHTFDDIDYLISAIKKSIERYSILTANDRARLPSEQEPGGCI
- the thiE gene encoding thiamine phosphate synthase; protein product: MSQIYAISDDTLTPDATIISQATEILRSGVKFFQYRSKKPVKNEKIARELLALCDDFEAKFIVNDDVKFAASIGAKCVHIGIDDMDISSAREILGNDAFIGASCYNDLNLALKAQQNGASYVAFGSVFKSRTKPDAVICPLETIKQAKEILNIPICAIGGINASNIAQISVLKIDLIAVINAVYRPKSIGENLARLKRAMK
- the thiD gene encoding bifunctional hydroxymethylpyrimidine kinase/phosphomethylpyrimidine kinase; amino-acid sequence: MKNILIIAGSDSAGGAGAQADIKTCEAFGCYSATAMTVFVCENTQVTYDISSVPANCVNSQIRGITEELEIDAVKIGMLFDVQTIKVVEKWLPKFNVPIVIDPVCISKSNVKLIKDDAIDALREILKFATIATPNRYEAQALFHNDFSSLVCDVIVKKHVVNGESIDTLHKKDGSQLNFATALADPFIMHGAGCTFSTAIACCLAQGLSLEESITKAKNYVYQAIKTGLETKFGKTLLNHKVKI
- a CDS encoding basic amino acid ABC transporter substrate-binding protein — translated: MKKLFAFLVAALFFVGCGDSADKSSSAKASAPSSSEQVFKVGASADYPPFEFIDDKNKITGFDIDLLEAIGNKIGVKFEVQNISFDGLIPALKTGKIDAIMSAMSATEDRRKSVDFTKPYYSTENLFIRKKGSDVNDSNVGSKQIGVQLGTVQEIAARAITGAKVVPAEAIGSSILALKAGKIDIVLVDSSIGYGYLKQNPDLEEFLKLPDGSEGFSIAFDKDKHVDLIGKINMAIDELKKDGTFDKLLQKYDLK
- a CDS encoding amino acid ABC transporter ATP-binding protein, with product MIEIKNLSKNYGNLQVLNDISVSIKKGEVIAIIGPSGGGKSTFLRCINRLEEPSSGQISINGEDILSKKADINKIRQKISMVFQHFNLFANKNVLENLTLAPIKAGILSKNEAETRADELLKSVGLLDKKYAYPHKLSGGQKQRIAIARALAMNPEVILFDEPTSALDPEMIGEVLDIMKDVASRGITMLVVTHEMGFARNVANRIFFMESGKIAVDDTPENVFKSPKNQRLQEFLSKILNH
- a CDS encoding amino acid ABC transporter permease translates to MLNEKFFRILFFVVIVTLGVYYFYPTELNEIQRAAYLKSYGVTLGLTLGGICIGIALGFLLAFLKFLNIKILSFIIDEYIDILRGTPIILQLLIFSVVIFATWSDNFYVAVIALGLNSSAYVAEIVRSGINSVDKGQMEAARAMGLSYSASMREIIFPQAIKNILPALGNEFISLFKETSVVGYISVMDITFQSKSFQAILYNPKPVIFAGVVYYISVKILSFLTKTLEKRLNRHD
- the putP gene encoding sodium/proline symporter PutP is translated as MSLSSYIAIAIYFGFLLFVGRYSYNKNANMGEYLLDNRRLGPIVTALSAGASDMSGWMLLGVPGALYATGIATAWMAIGLTIGAYCNYLFLAKRLRVYTEVASDSITIPDFLENRFKDRTKILRIVSGLVILVFFTLYVSSGIIAGGKSFESFFGLPFDYGAIFTLMIVVFYTFFGGFRAVCITDAFQGALMFFVLVAIPVVGFLNLDIPSDTNFWRELYRLSPSHLDMFAGQSFWGILGLLAWGFGYFGQPHIIVRFMAIRDSKELAQARRIGIGWMAIGLIGAMMSGLIGFVYFSTRGGLSDPETVFLKLGELLFPPFFIGIIVSAVLSAIMSTISSQLLVTSSSVTKDFIFAFYKKDVSEKMQVALSRYAVVAVALVATLLAFLSTDSVLNVVGNAWAGFGASFGPVLLFSLYWKRMSALGALVGMIAGGATVLFWISSGLNAYVYEILPGIIVSSVAIVIVSIWGDAINKMTSEPHEQVIKDEFEKMKTRL